Genomic window (Neurospora crassa OR74A linkage group VI, whole genome shotgun sequence):
TGGAATAGGTAAAATCAGCCTGCATGCTCGGTGCTTCTTGTGTGCTGCGTCTGTACCGGCTACGTTTTTTTTGGGGTGGGGGTTTGTCCTTTTGTGGTATGTCCTTTGACTTGGGTATAGCAAGCACTGGCAGGTGGTGCGCGTATCTCTTAATCAGTTTGCTTACAACATGGCTGCTACTGCGGACTCCAGTTTGTCGGCTTGATGCGCTTTGTAGCGCTGGACTCGGTAATCTCGACAACAGCTATTCGCTGGGATAGCCTACACTAAAGAGGCGGCTGGGCGGACTTGGTGGATGCGGTTTGTCTTGCCGCACGCAGACGCAGAGTCCCAAACAGTAGTGTAGGTGGTCGGCAAACTGAGCTACAAAAGATCGAAGGCTCGAGAAGGGGTGGGCTTGGAATGGACGGGcgtgggcggtggtggtagtgtcTTCGGCGAGTGACAAGTTCGGGAGGTTGAGAATCGAATCCGACTCGTTGTCGCAAGCGGGATGccaagatggatggaatgTGGCGGGCGGCGCTTGACGGGCAGTTTGCAAGCAGCCAGAACCTGGTAGCAGGAGGCCAAGACTGTGGAAGCTTCGTTCGACTGGGGAAAAGAGAGATAACGGAAGATAACAACAGTATCCAAGAAGTAGGTATGGGAAGTGGAGAGCTCGAGGTTGTAAATATGTACAGAAGGCGGATCAGGgcgggagatgatggaggaccTGAATGGATGAGttgaaagaaaggaaggagaagagacgGACGATAGTCTCAGGCTGGAATTGAGTCCGGGGAAAGACACACCGAAGAATGCGGGATTGACGGCATTGTTCAAGGATGACTTGGGTACGCTGCAGTGACGCGCCAATACGCTATCAGCACGCACGACATGATGTTGGACTGGGACGGACAGGGGGCTTCTTTAGTCACATTTTGGATGCTTCAGAAGGCTGGGGAAGCGCGGGCGGGAGCCACTGGGACCCTTCGTTACTGGCCGGAAACCACGCGGGATGAATGGATCTCCGGAAAGTGTGGGGTAAATCGGCTGAATGAGACGACGACATCGTCCGGagcctcggcggcggcccgGACCTGTAATGCCCCGTTGGGTTGGGTGGCTGTCATCCCTTCTAGAAGCCTTGAGTTGTGCCAAACCAATGAATGGAACCACACCACTCACACGCTCTTCACTGTTACTATGTTTACTATGTACAACAGAAACACTCCAGCCTCTGAAACTTGCCGATAGAGTGCAGACAGGACTATGGGAGATGCATATACTATGTAAGGGTCGCCTGCAGATGCACGATTGGGGTAATTGGACTAACCTAACTGTGCCGGTGCTCATCGCGGTAGGCTCGGGAGAGAGATTCCATCACAATGAGTTCCTTCGTATCGTTCTGATCATGGGATCCTAGTTGGACTTCATAGCGCTCTTGCATCGGTAACCTTGGCATCCTCTGAGCTTCATGGTCCAGGTCACTCGTCCTGTCTCGCTCCCAGTCGCAATCGCAAATATACAATCCCACGTGCCAGAAATAGCGACAGCAAGTGGCTATGTAGCAGAAGCATTCCAACCCATACCTTGAACCTCACGATTGTGTATGTACACAACAATGTGTGGTTGTCCAGACAACTTGACTGAGCCAGGTGGGGAGATCTGGACCCACCGACCCCAATTCGCCCAACCAGCGCTCTTTCTGAGTGGTCAGTTGAGCAAACAAGATTCCCCACTTTGAGGAACCTCGACGACTCCTTGGCTTGAGCAACTTGGAGCTCGTTCGATTTCAACAAAACCATCCGACCACCTGCCCGCTTGCATAACTGACACTTGACACTGACACTCTTGCACGTTCAACCTGTCTTCCTTGGTTTTTTGAACCATCTATTCAACGAAACATTCCCATTCTCGTCACTGTGTAAATCAGTGCGCCGCGACTCTAGCTTATTGAGACGGCCCGTACAGATTATCATGGAATAGCAGCTCCGTGTCTACGCCACCATGTCTACTGGTACGATTCCAGCTACTCTCCCTTGATGTCCAGCGCGCAAGGTCGACGTTTCCAGCCTTGGGGGCTTTTCTGTTGTGCTTCGTATCGACACTACTCCTGACAAATGTTAACCTAACCCTTTGCAGCAGTTCGAATCTGCGTTTGCGGCGATGAGGGGACGGGCAAGTCCAGCTTGATTGCCTCTCTAGTCAAGGGCGTCTTCGTCGCCAACAAGATACAGGCCGTCCTGCCTCAAGTTACCATTCCCCCGACGACCGGAACACCCGAAAAtgttaccaccaccatcgttGATACATCCGCCCGCCCACAAGACCGAACCACCTTGCGCAAGGAGATTCGAAAGTCCAACGTTATCCTCCTGGTCTACTCCGATCATTACAGCTACGAACGCGTCGCTCTATTCTGGATGCCCTACTTCCGGTCATTGGGGGTCAATGTTCCGGTTGTACTATGCGCCAACAAGTCGGACCTTGTTAGTGATGGAAATGCTGCGCAGGTGGCCGAGGAAGAGATGCTTCCTGTAATGGCTGAATTCAGGGAGATCGATTCGTGCATTAGGACGAGCGCAAAGGAGCAGAAGAACGTAATTGAGGTCTTCTATCTATGTCAGAAGGCCGTTACCCATCCAATTGCCCCCTTGTTCGACTACAAGGAAGGCCAGCTAAAGCCCGCCTGCGTCGATGCGTTGAGGAGGATATTCTTCCTGTCCGACAAGGACCAGGATGGGTACCTGAACGATCAAGAAATGCAGGATTTCCAACAAAAGTCTTTTGACAAGCCGCTTTCACAAGAAGACCTCGACAACATCAAGCTGACAGTCAGCAAGTCAGTGCCAAGCTCTAGCACTGACAAGGGTTTGGATCTCCGAGGGTTTCTGCAACTGAACAAGCTATATGCAGAAAAGGGGCGGCACGAGACGATCTGGATCATTCTTCGGAAATATCACTACACAGACAGTTTGAGTTTGGAGGACAGTTTCCTACACCCACGATTCGACGTTCCCGATTATGCGTCCGCAGAACTCAGTCCAGCGGGATACCGGTTCTTCATGGATCTTTTCTTGACTTTTGACAAGGACAACGATGGAGGCCTCAACGACCGGGAACTTGCTGCCTTGTTCGCGCCCACTCCAGGACTCCCACACTCTTGGGCTGAGACTTCGttcccctccaccaccgtccGGAACGAGGCTGGGCACATCACTCTCCAAGGGTGGCTCGCCCAGTGGAGCATGACTACCTTCCTAGAACCTAAGACAACCCTCGAGTATCTAGCATACCTAGGATTCGAGACACCAAACGCCCGCGAGACGACAACAGCCGCCCTCAAAATCACAAAACCTCGGAAGCGAAGACGTCGGCCCGGGCGCGTCGACCGCAACGTAGTCCTCTGCTACATTCTCGGCTCCTCCGGCGCCGGCAAATCCTCCCTCTTAGACGTGTTCCTCAACCGGCCCTTCGACACGCTCTACCACCCCACCATCAAGCCCAGACAGGCCGTCAACAGCGTCGAGCTCCAGGGCGGCAAGCAGTGCTATCTGATCCTCGAAGAACTCGGCGAGCTGGAGCCGGCCATCCTCGAGAACCAAGCCAAACTGGACGCCTGCGACCTCATCTGCTACGCCTACGACTCGTCCGAGCCCGACTCTTTCTCGCACATTGTCGAGCTCCGCAAGCGATACCCGCAGCTCGACGAGCTACCCGCCGTCTACACGGCCCTCAAGGCTGACCGCGACAAGACCACGCAGCGCAGCGAGCTGCAGCCAGACGCGTACACAGCCGCGCTCAACATGAGCGCGCCCTTGCACGTAAGTGTCACCTGGAATAGCATTAGCGAACTGTTTGTCGCgctggcggaggcggcgacGAACCCCAGCACGGCGTTTCCCAGGAGCGAGGAACCGCCGGCGGATAGGGCCAGTCTGTACATGGCACTGGGAGCGACGGCGTGCGCGGCGCTAGCGGCGTTTATGATTTGGAGGAGGTCGACTTCGAATGCTGCGTAGATGGCAGTGCATCGAGCCGATTGATGATGTGTGACTTGGTTGCATGGGATGTGGCGCGACGTGGTTTCCTTGAATTTGTTACAGTCATGAACCGTGCCTGGGCAATTCTTCTCCggtccctttttttttttttttttttttttttttttgtctttgggttttgttttgtttcggGTTGCTGGTGGCATGTGGGCTGGCTGGtcggttggtggtggtgttctaTGAACACATACATAGCGCGTTGAATTGATTCATGATACCCTCTCCCCAACCAGATGCTTCCATATCTTATATCACTGGTTCGCCGCACTTACAATTTTTTCATGAATGACCCCAGCCTCGGTGTAattttcttgttctttcgAGGCATTCCTAATTTTGTACGGACTATTTTGCTGTTCTTTGGTTCGACAGAGAGGTCCTCAGTCGTAGCAGGAGAAAAAAAACGAGAACAAGCGATATTTGACCCCCTTCGTATACTGCCGTAGAAAGTGACATCAGTTGCAAGTCGATTGAACAGCTcatggtcatcatcatcttcaagcGTAACCACCAACCTGTGAGCGAATTTGCCATAATGAATGGGAATGAGAGTTGCGAAAAGCAATTTGTAGACTGCAATTGTAACTTTGCAAACACAGAAGCATGAAATTCATATGGTATAATTCTATCCTGGACATGTTGCAACTCTGACCCTTTTGAAGGTATGGAGTggaaaagtaaaaaaaaaacaaaaaaaaaacaagttAAACACTTTATACACATAACCGATCCACCCAGGGGtcgaacctggaacctcctgATTCGTAGTCAGACGCTCTGCCATTGAGCCAGCGGACCTCGATTACGAGATACCTGTTTGCTCAAAAGCTTATGTCTATAAGCTCCCTAACTAGATTCTCCCTTCGTCATCTGATCGTGGTATGGCGTGCGGGTTTCGGCGTAGTTTTGTCCCCAgatttccttccctttttcttcttctttttttgttttctttttcacgTCACGGGACTTGCAGTTCTTGCAATGCGTGTAGTGCACGCTTTTCACTGAGGGATGCAGCTGTCAGGGGGATCCGTCTGTCCGCCTGGGCGGCAGTGATGGTGTGGAGCAAGCAGCATGGATTTGAACCCGCTGCAGTTGTCGATTTCTTTTGCGAGATGCGAAATGCGAGATGCGCAAAAAGTGAAGAGAGGTAGGTGTGGGTGGTGACGTCAGTATTATGGGGGAGCTGCGGGCGTGGGCGGTTGGGCGGTTGACGGTCAGTGCCGGTTTTGCATCCGCGAGATGGGGTTGGGAAGAGCAGGAACGGAGAGAGGCTGATCGCTGCCCCTGGGGTGGTTgttgccttttttttggttggCTCGGTTGAAGTGTATGTAAGTGCTGATCAATGATCGGGGTTGGGGTTATGTGCGTGGGATACTGTCACTAGAACTAGTGTCCGGCGTGACGATCTCGGACGGCTTGACAACGGAATGATGGACGGTCCAAGGAAAGTTGAATGTCAAACGGTTTGCGTCTTTAAATCATTGATCAGCCCTTTGATGAACGCTCTCTGTTGCGTGTGACAATGGCACAGTGATATAGTTTAAGCGCTGCTTGTCCATTGATGGAAGTAGATAGGATTTCCTTCTGTTGATATTTCGGTGTTTGCAGAATTCCGTTTCCATATTTGGCAGAATGATATGTGACCTAATTCATTGCAGTGTCCCACTCGAATAACTGTTCTAATCCAAAACCTTGTGGCCTCGCGGTAGCAACAATAGTCATCGCGTTCTCTCTCTTGTATCCTCGGGCCCTTCCTTGATTTGCGAGACTCATAACTCTCTCCTACCGCTTCTGCCAGTCCATTCCCACCCAACAAGCCTGCCTGCTTGCTTCCCGCATCATAACGTAAAAGCCGATGGAAGAGCGCCTCATCGAAAGATCCAATTCTCTTGCAATTTGCCTTATTCAAAGCAACCTGTAGATGAAGATCTAAAGGAGGGCCAGAATGCCGCTCTGTCATCTTGACAGATGATAATGTAAGAGTAGGTGATGCGGTAAATAAAAAACCAAACACTTTGTCTTTTAAGAACGACGGAAGTGAAGAAACCCATGATTGTAATGATGTAGTGTATATATGGGGGAATATGAGgataaaaaattaaagacCAATCTCATCGCCATGCCCAATCGCAGAATAAGACGCCTTTCGcaatgatgttgatgtgatCCCCTTAACCAAACATGAGAAACCCCGGAATGACAAACATAAAAGTAAAACCCTCAAACGCCGCGACGTATGCCAGATGACATCGTTGTCTGATTCCCACCCCTTGTTtgtcgatgttgatgttgatgttgatcttgttgtggttgtagtTGTTGTGATTGCGCCATGGAGGTGCTGTGACTGTTGCCTCTCGTCCCACTTCTCTTTCGCtctccccccttttcttttcctctctccATTCTTAACTCGCCGCTTTCATTCCGTTTCGCACTGGAAACCCATGCTGTACCGGTATTCCCCTGTTTCATCTCGCACCGGAATCATCGTCAAGAAGTTGACAAACCGTTGGCCGTTCTTCTTAAAATTGACCACCTCAACCTGCACCTCGGCGTTCCTATCAATCGCTTTCCTCATCGTATTGATCGTGTTGGAGTCGACGTACTTCCTTGTCGATTTCGGCTTGACCATTCCGTCGGGTGACTGAAGAAAACGGCAGTTTCTCCCCAAGACCTCCGCATTGCTGTATCCTGTCATATAGAGAAAAGCTTCCGAGGCGTACACAATTGGCGTGTCTTTTTGCTTCAGGTCGCACAGAATCAGAGCGCATGACGTGTCAACAGGTCCCAGTTCTACTTGGGGGTTTGGCCTGTTCATAATCTGAATCTGTTACAGTGTGTCAGCCGCTTTAACCTCCCCATGATAACAACGAACAGGGCTTCGGTGGTGACTAACCAGATAGCCCATAATGTCATAACCGCCGGGAGCGTAGAGCGtatggaagaagagagggttGGCCGTGGGCGCGGTTCGAGGGTCATAGTGGTATTGCTGGGGTGTTTTTGTTAGCAGGGGCATCGCCAATACCAagcagaagaaaaggagtGCTGTCTACCTGATACGCCTCAACCTCCCATGGGTTCATGGTGCTCGAGTTCACGGTATGGCTCATGGTGCTGGTTATGAGACAGTGTGTTGGTAGGGTATTATGATGGTTTCTTTAGCCGGCTGAAGAGGCTTTCGAGTAATCGCACAGGCGCCAGCCCCCTAACTGGCAAAGGCTAACAGGTTGATGACGATGTTCTAGGCCGACCTATTTGGGACAAGGGAAATTGGTAGTGTAAGTGTGATAGGTTATCGCATAGACCAATAGAGTCGAGGATGAGATGGAGCTCGTTGAGTGTAATGATGTCAAGGTTGAAGGCATACACGGTGGCAAGAAGTAAggcaaaggaagaaaggctatgaggttgaaggaagaagagggtatttaataaagccctAAGACGCAAAGGTCTGGTTGGGATTGAGCGCCGGAATGCCGTCGATCGAGATGTAATGTAGGGGATCTGGAGCAGGATTTGGCTGCGGAACGAGGCCGTATCAGTGCAGATGTGAGGACCGAAAGGTGGAAACAGTAATCTTGGGTGCGATAAACAAAATCAAGACGCAAAGGTTCCAGACAAAGTTTGTATCGGGAATCCGGTAGACCTGGTCAACAACCGGTATCCTGCTGGTCATTTGAAGTGGGAGCCAGGGGTGTTTGGGATGCCCAGGGTCCTGTATGGAGAGACACCATAGCTCAAGAGCCAGGCAGGGCAGGCCAACGGGGGGCCAGGGACAtacagaaaaaaagagagacagTTGCCAGAGACAAGACGCCGATCCAATCGAACGGTACACGACGCCTTTACACGTTCCATGTACGTAGGTAGCAAGGGTGGCCTGAGGGTACACAAAGAGACCACGGCTGGGACAAGAGATGGGAGGTCTTTGTGTGAGCCATGGACAAAACGCGGGAGCCAGGCTGTGGGTGGTATGCCGGCGACATGGCCGTTTCGatt
Coding sequences:
- the vvd gene encoding vivid PAS protein VVD; this translates as MSHTVNSSTMNPWEVEAYQQYHYDPRTAPTANPLFFHTLYAPGGYDIMGYLIQIMNRPNPQVELGPVDTSCALILCDLKQKDTPIVYASEAFLYMTGYSNAEVLGRNCRFLQSPDGMVKPKSTRKYVDSNTINTMRKAIDRNAEVQVEVVNFKKNGQRFVNFLTMIPVRDETGEYRYSMGFQCETE
- a CDS encoding mitochondrial Rho GTPase 1, with the protein product MSTAVRICVCGDEGTGKSSLIASLVKGVFVANKIQAVLPQVTIPPTTGTPENVTTTIVDTSARPQDRTTLRKEIRKSNVILLVYSDHYSYERVALFWMPYFRSLGVNVPVVLCANKSDLVSDGNAAQVAEEEMLPVMAEFREIDSCIRTSAKEQKNVIEVFYLCQKAVTHPIAPLFDYKEGQLKPACVDALRRIFFLSDKDQDGYLNDQEMQDFQQKSFDKPLSQEDLDNIKLTVSKSVPSSSTDKGLDLRGFLQLNKLYAEKGRHETIWIILRKYHYTDSLSLEDSFLHPRFDVPDYASAELSPAGYRFFMDLFLTFDKDNDGGLNDRELAALFAPTPGLPHSWAETSFPSTTVRNEAGHITLQGWLAQWSMTTFLEPKTTLEYLAYLGFETPNARETTTAALKITKPRKRRRRPGRVDRNVVLCYILGSSGAGKSSLLDVFLNRPFDTLYHPTIKPRQAVNSVELQGGKQCYLILEELGELEPAILENQAKLDACDLICYAYDSSEPDSFSHIVELRKRYPQLDELPAVYTALKADRDKTTQRSELQPDAYTAALNMSAPLHVSVTWNSISELFVALAEAATNPSTAFPRSEEPPADRASLYMALGATACAALAAFMIWRRSTSNAA